Within the Ensifer canadensis genome, the region AAGGGGACGACGCGGAGCCTTGAGACGCATTCGGTTTTGAACGGTTGGTTTTGAAAAGGGGCAGGAATGCGGGGCTGGACAGGTCGCATCGGCATTCTCTCAGTCGTGTTGAGCCTGATGGCTGCGGCACCCGCCGCCGGCCAGGATGTGGCCTGTGTCGTCTCAGACCCGACCGGCACGCCGCTTACTGCATAATTCCTTAAATCGGATCCGATTTAAGGATAAAATTATGCAGCAGGTCTAAAGCGTTACAGCGTCCTTTGCGCGTCATATTTGACGCGCGGCGCCGTAATGTCCGCACGGAACCGAACGGCCGGATCGTCATGACATTGGCCAATGGCAGCAAGGTTCGCCGGGTCGGCGAACGCCGGCATGCCGGCAGGGGCTGGGCGCTGGTTTCGAGCGTTGCCGGCGAACTCGGATGGGTGTTTGCCGCCTATCTCGACTGTGTCCCGGTTGATGGCGACCAGCTGAAGTCGGCGCCGATGCGCCCGCGACCGTCAGGCAATTGAGAGGCGGCCGGCCATCGCTGAAGAGCCATTTTCATGACCCTTTCCTTTTTCATCCAATTCGGTTATAGGCACGCCAGCAAAAGGCGCATGCCCGTTGCATTCACGGCCGCAGCTGGACGACATCCCGGCTGAAGGCGTCCCTAAATCCTCGAAATCGAAAGGATCATCCGATGTCGATTGCTGCAGAGCGTAAGGCTCAGCTCATCAAGGAATATGCAACCGTTGAAGGCGACACCGGTTCTCCGGAAGTCCAGGTAGCTATCCTGACGGAACGGATCAACAACCTGACCGAACACTTCAAGGGCCACAAGAAGGATAACCATTCCCGCCGTGGTCTTCTCGCGATGGTTTCCAGCCGTCGTTCGCTCCTCGACTATCTGAAAAAGAAAGACGAAGCGCGCTACACCAAGCTGATTGGTGCCCTCGGCATCCGTCGCTAAGCGACTTGCCCGGCGGATCGCATGCGGTCCGCCGGCCTTTTTTATTATGGAGCGCAGAGCGCTCAGGAAATGAACTCTCCGCAAGCGCACTAGGCGCACACAAGGAGAGGTATCCAGCGGGCCGGATGGGCCGGATCCGCGGATCAACCGATGGCCCGTCATGGGGCAGGATTGCAGGATGCTTCGGCGCCTGCTTGCAGAACCCGCTGCAGAGCAGCCAGGTCTTGCAAAGCGGAAAGCGGCCGGTCTCTTTTGAAGCCTCCCGTTGTCTTGCCCGTGATGCGCCATACCAGGCGGTTTTTCGACCACCCGCGCTGCAACAGCCGCGGAAAGGTCTGCCGCACACGAAGGACAGAACATGTTCGATACCCATAAGGTTGAAATCGAATGGGCTGGGCGTCCGCTCAAGCTCGAAACCGGCAAGGTCGCCCGTCAGGCTGACGGCGCCGTTCTCGCCACCTACGGCGAAACCGTCGTTCTCGCCACCGTCGTTTCGGCCAAGTCGCCGAAGCCGGGCCAGGACTTCTTCCCGCTGACCGTCAACTACCAGGAAAAGACCTACGCCGCCGGCAAAATCCCGGGCGGCTACTTCAAGCGCGAAGGTCGTCCGAGCGAGAACGAAACGCTGGTTTCGCGTCTGATCGACCGCCCGATCCGCCCGCTTTTCCCCGATGGCTACAAGAACGACACCCAGGTCATCGTCACGGTCATGCAGCATGACCTCGAAAACAATCCCGACATCCTGTCGATGGTTGCAGCTTCCGCTGCGCTGACGCTGTCCGGCATCCCGTTCATGGGCCCGATCGGCGGCGCGCGCGTCGGCTACATCAACGGCCAGTACGTTCTTAACCCGCATCTCGATGAGATGGACGAGTCGACCCTCGACCTCGTCGTCGCCGGCACGCAGGAAGCCGTGCTGATGGTCGAGTCGGAAGCCAAGGAACTGGCCGAAGACATCATGCTCGGCGCCGTCGTATTCGGCCAGAAGGGTTTCCAGCCGGTCATCGACGCCATCATCAAGCTCGCTGAAGTTGCCGCCAAGGAGCCGCGCGAATTCGAACCGGAAGATCATTCCGCTCTCGAAAACGCCATGCTTTCGCTTGCCGAAGACGAACTGCGCAATGCCTACAAGATCACCGAGAAGGTTGCTCGCTACGTTGCCGTCGACGCTGTCAAGGCGAAGGTAAAGGCGCACTTCCTGCCGGAAGGCATCGAGCCGGCGCATACGCCTGAGGTTATCGGCGCTGTCTTCAAGCACCTGCAGGCCAAGATCGTTCGTTGGAACATCCTCGACACCAAGAGCCGCATCGACGGCCGCGATCTCGAAACCGTACGTCCGATCGTCTCGGAAGTCGGTCTTCTGCCGCGTACCCACGGTTCGGCGCTCTTCACCCGCGGTGAAACCCAAGCGATCGTCGTTGCCACGCTCGGCACCGGCGAAGACGAACAGTACGTTGACAGCCTGACCGGCATGTACAAAGAACGCTTCATGCTGCACTACAACTTCCCGCCCTTCTCGGTCGGTGAAACCGGTCGCATGGGCTCCCCGGGCCGCCGCGAAATCGGTCACGGCAAGCTCGCCTGGCGCGCTATCCGCCCGATGCTGCCGGAAGCCGAGCAGTTCCCCTACACGCTGCGCGTCGTTTCCGAGATCACCGAATCCAATGGCTCGTCGTCGATGGCGACGGTCTGCGGCACCTCGCTCGCTCTCATGGATGCAGGCGTTCCTCTGGCAAAGCCGGTTGCCGGTATCGCCATGGGCCTGATCAAGGAAGATGAGCGCTTCGCCGTTCTCTCCGACATCCTCGGCGACGAAGATCACCTCGGCGACATGGACTTCAAGGTTGCAGGCACCGACGCCGGCATTACCTCGCTCCAGATGGACATCAAGATCGAGGGCATCACCGAAGAGATCATGGGCATTGCGCTCAACCAGGCCAAGGGCGGCCGTCTCCACATCCTCGGCGAAATGGCCAAGGCCATCTCCGAAAGCCGCGGCCAGCTCGGCGAATTCGCACCGCGCATCGAAGTGATGAACATCCCGGTCGACAAGATCCGTGAAGTCATCGGCTCCGGCGGCAAGGTCATCCGCGAAATCG harbors:
- a CDS encoding SH3 domain-containing protein; the protein is MTLANGSKVRRVGERRHAGRGWALVSSVAGELGWVFAAYLDCVPVDGDQLKSAPMRPRPSGN
- the rpsO gene encoding 30S ribosomal protein S15, which gives rise to MSIAAERKAQLIKEYATVEGDTGSPEVQVAILTERINNLTEHFKGHKKDNHSRRGLLAMVSSRRSLLDYLKKKDEARYTKLIGALGIRR
- the pnp gene encoding polyribonucleotide nucleotidyltransferase, whose protein sequence is MFDTHKVEIEWAGRPLKLETGKVARQADGAVLATYGETVVLATVVSAKSPKPGQDFFPLTVNYQEKTYAAGKIPGGYFKREGRPSENETLVSRLIDRPIRPLFPDGYKNDTQVIVTVMQHDLENNPDILSMVAASAALTLSGIPFMGPIGGARVGYINGQYVLNPHLDEMDESTLDLVVAGTQEAVLMVESEAKELAEDIMLGAVVFGQKGFQPVIDAIIKLAEVAAKEPREFEPEDHSALENAMLSLAEDELRNAYKITEKVARYVAVDAVKAKVKAHFLPEGIEPAHTPEVIGAVFKHLQAKIVRWNILDTKSRIDGRDLETVRPIVSEVGLLPRTHGSALFTRGETQAIVVATLGTGEDEQYVDSLTGMYKERFMLHYNFPPFSVGETGRMGSPGRREIGHGKLAWRAIRPMLPEAEQFPYTLRVVSEITESNGSSSMATVCGTSLALMDAGVPLAKPVAGIAMGLIKEDERFAVLSDILGDEDHLGDMDFKVAGTDAGITSLQMDIKIEGITEEIMGIALNQAKGGRLHILGEMAKAISESRGQLGEFAPRIEVMNIPVDKIREVIGSGGKVIREIVEKTGAKINIEDDGTVKIASSSGKEIEAARKWIHSIVAEPEVGQVYEGTVVKTADFGAFVNFFGARDGLVHISQLASERVAKTTDVVKEGDKVWVKLMGFDERGKVRLSMKVVDQATGKEVAAEKKGDGEAAE